Genomic DNA from Leishmania donovani BPK282A1 complete genome, chromosome 32:
CACTTCACGACTCGCTTCTTTCGCGCAACTCACTCCTGCTGGCACTGTCTCGTCCATCCTCAGCATTCAAAGGTCTCTCTATCCTTCGGCAGCCATGTCTCACTGCAAGTTCGAGCACCCCCGCCACGGCCATCTCGGCTTCCTGCCNNNNNNNNNNNNNNNNNNNNNNNNNNNNNNNNNNNNNNNNNNNNNNNNNNNNNNNNNNNNNNNNNNNNNNNNNNNNNNNNNNNNNNNNNNNNNNNNNNNTCCTCGTCGTTTTGCGTGGAGACGGCAGCTCGTGCTGAGCATGTCAGTCGACTCTTTCAAGTTTCTTTCTACCACCTGTAGACTGTGAATCTGCAGGCCAACATTATGCGCGAAGTAGGCCTCTTATCTTCATGGAGAGGTCCACCAGCCGTATCTACgttatgtttttttttttggtctTCTGCGAGGCTACCTCGATTACGGCTTCTAATGCCTTCCTTCCCTGTCTCGCTCTCAAACCCCTGTTGTCGTGTTTTTTAATCTGTTTCTTTCGCTGCTCTTCACACTTCACGACTCGCTTCTTTCGCGCAACTCACTCCTGCTGGCACTGTCTCGTCCATCCTCAGCATTCAAAGGTCTCTCTATCCTTCGGCAGCCATGTCTCACTGCAAGTTCGAGCACCCCCGCCACGGCCATCTCGGCTTCCTGCCGCGCAAGCGCTCGCGCCAGATCCgcggccgcgcgcgcgcgttccCCAAGGACGACGCGACGCAGAAGCCCCACCTGACGAGTTTCATGGTGTTCAAGGCCGGCATGACGCACATTGTGCGTGATGTCGATCGCCCTGGATCGAAGGTGAACaagaaggaggtggtggagccgGTGACGATCCTggaggcgccgccgatggTGATTGTCGGCATTGTGGGCTACCGCCAAACGCCGGTCGGCCTGAAGACGATCGGCACCGTGTGGGCGCACCACACGAGCGTGGAgttccgccgccgctactACAAGAACTGGAAGCAGTCCGCGCAACTGGCCTTCTCCCGCCAGAAGCAGTTCGCGAACACGAAGGAGGGCAAGGTCGCcgaggcgcgcacgctgaACGCGTTCGCGAAGAAGGCGTCCGTCATCCGCGTgatcgcgcacacgcagctgcgcaagcttCGCAACCACCGCGTGGGCGTGAAGAAGGCGCATGTGCAGGAGATCCAGATCAACGGCGGTAACATTGCGGCGAAGATCGCGCTGGCCAAGTCcttgctggagaaggaggtgcgcgtgGACTCCGTGTTCCAGCAGTCGGAGGCGTGCGACGTGTGCTCCGTGACGAAAGGCCACGGTACGGAGGGCGTGGTGAAGCGCTGGGGCGTTGCCTGCCTGCCACGCAAGACGCACCGCGGTCTGCGCAAGGTTGCGTGCATCGGCGCGTGGCACCCTGCCCGCGTCATGTACACTGTCGCGCGCGCCGGTCAGCACGGttaccaccaccgcacgcaGCTGAACAAGAAGATCTACCAGATCGGCCGCTCCGTTGCTGTGGAACCGAACCAGGCGACGACGACCTACGATCTGACGGCCAAGACGATCACACCCATGGGTGGCTTCGTCGGCTACGGCACGGTGCGCAACGACTACGTGATGCTGAAGGGCTCCGTGTCTGGtccgcgccgccgtgtgATGACGCTCCGCCGCCCGATGGCACCGCAGACGTCGCGCCACCTGAAGGAGAAGATCGTGCTGAAGTTCATCGACACGAGCTCGAAGATTGGCCACGGCCGCTTCCAGacgaagaaggagaagaaCCAGTGGTTCGGCCCGCTCAAGAAGGACCGCATCCGCCGCGAGGAGCGCCTGCGCAAGGAGCGCGCTGCCCGCGCCGTAGAGCGCAAGGCAAAGACTGTGAAGAAGTAAGCATGCCAACGCACACCCACCTTATTGTGTGCCTCAGCTTCTGCCTGACCTTNNNNNNNNNNNNNNNNNNNNNNNNNNNNNNNNNNNNNNNNNNNNNNNNNNNNNNNNNNNNNNNNNNNNNNNNNNNNNNNNNNNNNNNNNNNNNNNNNNNCTGGtccgcgccgccgtgtgATGACGCTCCGCCGCCCGATGGCACCGCAGACGTCGCGCCACCTGAAGGAGAAGATCGTGCTGAAGTTCATCGACACGAGCTCGAAGATTGGCCACGGCCGCTTCCAGacgaagaaggagaagaaCCAGTGGTTTGGCCCGCTCAAGAAGGACCGCATCCGCCGCGAGGAGCGCCTGCGCAAGGAGCGCGCTGCCCGCGCCGTAGAGCGCAAGGCAAAGACTGTGAAGAAGTAAGCATGCCAACGCACACCCACCTTATTGTGTGCCTCAGCTTCTGCCTGACCTTCTCCCGTCTGCCAGGGTCGCAGCACGTCACGGCAGCGCTTGCGGTCTTTCTTCCGCGACCCGCAAGTCTTCTAAATGTTCTTTCGTTCTTTGTGCCACTTTCTCCCCTGTCTTCCACCTTGTTGTGCAGTGCGCTCCTCCATCCATGAAGACACAGGCTAAAAGGCCCGGGTGCGTCTTTCTGTGGTTGCCGCAGTGGCACGAGTGCGTTTGCCTTGCTGGATTCCCTCAAGAGATCACCTGCCTCGCACCGCGTGCTCTGGTATTTCGCTCTCCACACGCGTCGGAGAAGACggacgcgcgtgctgctggtgtgtcGGTCTGCCTGAAGTCGCGTCTCTGCATTGCAGCCTAAGCGACTTTCTTCCTATTTTGAAAAGACTTCTTTTACCTTATCTTGTCCGTGAGGCGCCTTTCTAAGTAAGCGCCGAGCAAACGACTTGCCGTCCACGTGTCCGTATTCCACCCACGAACAACTCCGCCAACGtatacgcgcacacagccacaGATCATCTGCCTGTGCGCCATGCTTCGCCCTCTCAGGCGCTTCAAGCAGCGGCATTCCATAACATGGAGACGCTCCGCATTGGGGGTCTGGAGGGCTCGTTGTCATCATCTTGCATTCCCGTCGGTGCCACAGGGTGGCTTGCCTGGATGGCTTGCCTGCACGCGCTGTTGCAGGCGGGATGCTTCCATGCGTCtgtgacggcagcggcataCCACCCTCCCCCAAATCCGCAGGCCCTCGACAAGAGCGGTTGCGTGCCAATATTTGTCGAATCATCGGCACATTTTGCACTGAGCTGGTCCAGGCCTGACCATGACTGTCTATCTCTCCTGCACACCGCGAGCCCTGACCTCTCCACCGGGATCAAGAGACCAGAACCGTAGCCGAGTGCAGGCCGTGGAGACTTTTGGCTTCTCCACACAGAGTGGGTGCTGGGACCTGATGCAACGCGATGGGATGGTCGGCGTCATCAGGGGTATTGAGCCCAAGCATAATAAACAAAAAAGCGAAAGCCTTGCTTgtttgctgccgctgctacTCGCTATTTTGATGCGAGTCTCTGCTGAGCATCAGGTGGAGTGGTGAGCTGAGTTGCCCTGCCGTGGCCGTGAATGACCGCTGtagcagctggaggagaagggacGCTGTCCAGAGGTCCCTGCTGACCTCACAACGGTGTGCATCTCGAGCTCATCATCGCCCTgatcgctgcggccgctcaCGTCTGTGCTCACAAAACGCGGAGAGCCACCCCGATCACTGCATTCCTCCTCTGTTTCCTCGTCCCTTTTTGTGCCtctttgcgcgtgtgcatgtgcatatGCGCACCCCTTTCGATTCTACCCTCTCTTCACTTGATGGGCTGCTGCACCGTGTGCGGTATGCGCGCTAGGCTACAGGGGCCGCACCTCCATCGCCGACTGCTATCGACCTCTCTttttgtctctctcgcttcgtTAGCTGCGTTAGCGAAAAGCCTGCAAAGGCACTTGACAGCTGGACCGCGTCCTCCGCTCTTCATGTGTATCCAAGAGAAAAAGCGAACTCACACCACCGCAACCATCATGGCGTACACAGATGCGGAGGCCGCAGCAGatgtggcggcgatgcggcgctaCGCAGAGGAGGCACGCGCCGGCTCCTCTGCCCTGAGCGATCTCACCTACGCTGAGCGGCAGGCAATGCTGCGCGCGGTGGccaaggcgctgcagacCAACGAGGCCCGCATTCTCGAAGCGAATCGGGAAGACATGGCAGCGGCCAAGGCGAACGCGCTTGCAGAcccgctgctgaagcggtTGGAGCTGACGCCGAGCAAGCTGGCCACGCTAATAGAAGGAATCTCGACCTTGGCGGACATGCCGGACCCGATCGGGCAGATTATTTCTGCTCGTGAGCTGGACAACGACCTGCTGTTGCTGAAGCAGACAGCCCCGATTGGGGTGGTACTAGTTGTATTTGAGTCCCGCCCTGAAAGTCTCCCGCAGatcgcctctctcgccctctgcTCCGGAAACGGGCTTCTTCTCAAGGGTGGGCGCGAGGGGGAGCACTCGAACGCGGTGCTGCATGACTTGATTGTCTCAGCTGTGGAGTCCAGCACACAGGGACGCGTGCCGCGAGGGATAATCGGCCTCGTTACGAATCGCGCTGATGTATACAGCCTTCTGCAGCTGGATGCGCACATTGATCTCGTCGTGCCTCGCGGAAGCAACGCGATGGTGCAAAACATCCAGCGCTCCACCCGCATTCCGGTGCTGGGCCACGCCGATGGCATCTGCCACGTATACGTGCACAAGGACGCAGATGTggacgcggcgctggcggtggcgatcgATGCGAAGCTGAACTATCCGGCAGCGTGCAACGCGgcagagacgctgctgctgcaccgcgatCTTCTCCACTCCCCCGCGCATGGcaccacagcggcgcagTTCCTTGTCAATGGCATGACGGAGGCGGGTGTGTCCTTCTACGCCGGCCCGCAGGCCATCGCTGCGGGGCTGGCAAGTGAGCCGGCGGCTTCTCTTCACACGGAGTACGGCGATGCGCACATGACAGTGGAGGTTGTGGACGACTTGGCTGCGGCTATCGCGCACGTGAACCGATACGGCTCGCACCACACAGACGCCATTCTCACCGTTGACaaggctgccgcagcggagtTTCAGCGGCGGGTCGAGAGCGCCTGTGTGTTCCACAACTGCTCTACTCGCTTCGCTGACGGGTTCAGGTTCGGCCTCGGTGCGGAGGTGGGCATCAGCACCGCCCGCATTCACGCTCGCGGCCCAGTCGGTGTTGAGGGACTGCTGACCCAAAAATGGGTCTTGAAGCCGATGACGTCGTCGCCTCAGGCGAcggaggacggcgccgctgcagctgcggccaaCGCGCCGtacgcgacggtggcggagTTCCAGAAGGGGCAGCGTGTCTTCACTCACAAAGATGTTACCCGAAAGCTTCAGGATGAGGCTGCAGGGCTGCGATTGCAGGCGTGAGAAAagacaccaccgccgccgccgcggggcTGTTCGATAGGTGTAactttctctctcgtcaCGCAACAGGTTGTGAGCGGAGTGGAGAGCGTgacgagccgctgctgtgtcgACGCTAGGTGCTGCGGTTTTCGCTTGCCATATCGCTCGTCTCTTGATGGTGCTTTTATTTGCGTATGCCTTTTCAGTGTTTCCTCCCGtagtgcgtgtgcttgtgcccCACAGCCGCGGATACAACGCGGTGCGCGATTCCTGCTTCGCTTGCCTGCCGGCAGCCCTCCTGTACGTGTCTTTGTATCTGACGGCGCACCGACATTCAGCCTAGCCAAGCCACTTGTAGGTAAGCGCTCGCTGCCTTATCGCCTTATCGCTTCTTCACCATCATTGATCATcgcacgcacaagcgcacacagcGCCAAGAAAAGCAGAAAGAAAGGAAGTACACCGTGTTGCAGTCGCCCTGCTGGACGCATTGCATGCGTGAATTCAGCCCATCCTGATGCGTGCGCCACTCACACGCCAATAGCAGCAGAGCATGGCCTCTGCGCATCTGAGCTGTCCCCATAAGAGATCTGTGCGCTGCCGTATGCTCATGCTGCTGATGGTATGCGCATAGGCAGACTATCCAATGACCAAGCCGCCGCCACTATCGAGCCGAGCACAACATACACGGTCTTCAGCCGTAATCGACCCGTGGCTCGCAGGCTGAGCGTTTATGTGTCAGCTTCGTATACCCAACACAATCATGCCTGTCACCCGACCCCTCCTTCCTGGGTATTTGGCTGCTtcttccaccgccgctccgcctctcATCCCATGCACGCTCATCGCCTCTGTTCTCATTCGCGTGTCTTTCTCGGTGCTTGCGTGTTCGTtgtcctccccctcccgcctcAGCGCCTATGACACGCGTGCATGTAAATTTGTTTTGATCCTTCTTccggaaaaagagagagaaaacagatCAAGCAGGCAAAGGAGCGGGCGTCCTCACGACTCGATagcccttccctccctgATCCCTCGGCCCCACCGCGCCCacacacggcagcagcaccagcgccttctttcttttctcctcctccccgcacCATTACAGACGAACACACGGcactcgccgtcgccctcctcgtgcgcgcgtggaTCACCTTCCGCACTCTGCATCCTgtagcggcagcgtcgcccaTTCGCCACGGCCTATTacgcctccccctctctcttcctttgtCTCAccgagagacacgcacggaagagggagggaagacaGGAGCGGCGGAGCAAACAACAACGGTGAAGGCTTTATGCTCGTGCCGTTCTCTTCGGCGAGCTGCTTGACATGACATCCATGGTACGCCACTACTCTCTTTCCaatccgccgccgctcgagGGCGCGCTGGATGGCCGCGAGACGGCGCACGAGGCGGAGATACTGGAGGTGCAAGCTCTCCAGGCGGAGCGTGATGGCGAATGCGGGCGCGATATACTGCTCAtggagcgcgcgctgcagatTCGCTGCCACCTGGTGAACCGACTGCGCGAGAAATGGGCCAATGCTGCGTCAGGGACGGGCTCGCCgtcggccgccggcgctcaTCGCGTGTCTGTCCTCGCTAATGCGGATGCGGTGGGCAAAGAAGAGCTTCTTTTGGAGTATCAGGCCCAATGTGGTGAGCTCTACGACGCGGCCGAGCGCCTGGTGGTTCGCTGCAACGGGCTCGGTGTCGAGCATTTTAAGCGAGGCGCATTCTCGGAAGCCAGCCCACTGCTCGAGTATGCGATGCAGCTAACGGAGGATGGGGCGTACCCGCTGTGCGAGGTCGAtgagcgacggcggcacttGCGCGGGGTCACGCTCAACAACCTCGGCTGCAtggagcgccgccgcggccactTCTCCGAGGCACTACAGTACATGAAGTCGTCGATGGAGATGACCGGGGTCGAGTCACCTGTGGCATACATGAACACCAGCGCTATTCTTATCCAGCTAAGGCTcagcgacgaggcggtgcgcatGGCGGAGCGCTCCATCGAGCTACTTTACCAAACACCCGAAGacccgtcgctgctggcagTGGCGCATCACAACCTGGCCATGGCACTCGAGCCGGTCGATCCGGCACGGTGCTTGGAGGAGTATGCGCTAGCATACCGGACGGCCTGCTCCACGCTGGGCCCGGAGAGCGAGACGAGTCTCTCTATTctgcgcagctggaggaggtaTGAGGCGACACGCGTGCCCCCGGCAATGGGGGCGTTCTTCACGGccggtgatggcgctgccgcatctCGGCTACGTGGGCTCGCTGGTGCCGCGCCAACCAGGCATGCATACACTGCACCGCATCGCTTGCCTGTAACGatgccgcgcacacacaacggCAAGAGCGGTGCTGGCCCCCCGATGGACTTGATAGAGCTCTTTCCCCACCCTTTTCTGCCCAGCGCGTCCATCTCGTCCGCTCCGACGAAGACGCCGCGGGATGTGACGCCGATCTACCGCCCCGCAGTGGTGCCCCGTCGGCCTCTTGCCCCTAGACCGCCGCCAGGCGTAACGGCAACCTCATCCAGTCGCAGTCGTGAGCCAcagtcgcagccgcgccaccagcagcaagagcagcaccgacagccGCGGCGTCAGTATGGGACGGAGAAGGTGATGCGTTCCTCGCCACCAGCCTCCCGcactgcggtggcggctccACGACCGCCACCCGCCAACCGGGCGAGCGAGCTTGCGGTggcagccggcagcggccgcgtcgccgcttcaatgacgccgtcgcccccgccctctcgcCAGAGGCAAACGACCGCCCACCGGCGCTACTCGCCTACCACACCAGCGCAAGAGTCGTCACGGAAGTCACCGCCGCGTACAGACACCCGTCAGCAACGCTT
This window encodes:
- a CDS encoding pyrroline-5-carboxylate synthetase-like protein, which translates into the protein MAYTDAEAAADVAAMRRYAEEARAGSSALSDLTYAERQAMLRAVAKALQTNEARILEANREDMAAAKANALADPLLKRLELTPSKLATLIEGISTLADMPDPIGQIISARELDNDLLLLKQTAPIGVVLVVFESRPESLPQIASLALCSGNGLLLKGGREGEHSNAVLHDLIVSAVESSTQGRVPRGIIGLVTNRADVYSLLQLDAHIDLVVPRGSNAMVQNIQRSTRIPVLGHADGICHVYVHKDADVDAALAVAIDAKLNYPAACNAAETLLLHRDLLHSPAHGTTAAQFLVNGMTEAGVSFYAGPQAIAAGLASEPAASLHTEYGDAHMTVEVVDDLAAAIAHVNRYGSHHTDAILTVDKAAAAEFQRRVESACVFHNCSTRFADGFRFGLGAEVGISTARIHARGPVGVEGLLTQKWVLKPMTSSPQATEDGAAAAAANAPYATVAEFQKGQRVFTHKDVTRKLQDEAAGLRLQA